A region of Clostridium acetobutylicum ATCC 824 DNA encodes the following proteins:
- a CDS encoding LTA synthase family protein, whose product MRFSAIYKNTLSEKTRKILNYGDIIVFFIILVFKLITYGKEISPEYFDSSVITPIIASVLIIFSFSFLFKGKKRTAYLLIIDLIISLILISDIAYFRYNKDIITVSAVQTAKLLVGVKSSVADVLSIKDFMFLLDIIILVPTFIYVKSINKNTIKLKFRLVLFLAVFIFGAALDAQQFHKVNVEQPTLLTAMSNRIYLTKMIGNLNFHVVDAYNFTSTKVKNSKKLPEARKNAINNYLKNNNSIPGVKFKSEGSGKNLIMIQVEALQGFVVNKSINGKEITPNLNKWINKSLYFDNYFYQVAQGNTSDAEFMSLNSLYPAQSGAAYYTYAGNTFNSIPKDLGDKGYYTAALHGYNEGFWNRNVMYKSEKFDDFYGQTSYKNDEVVGMGLSDESFLNQSLAKMKTFKQPYFSFLITLSSHYPFNDTAGYEKYTMNKLDVGEYKDTLLGNYFEGIHYTDEQLGKFLDKLDKEGLTKNSIIVLYGDHFAIPKENINQLYSFEGIKDPTDLTWYEYQKVPMFIHFPDDEHKGVNHTYSGQMDIYPTIANLYNISNNYMFGEDILNVKDGDSTNVTFRNGSFTDGKIFYVSWTNTYYDIATGKKIKETPELNKKKEAATTELEYSDDLLNHNLIKTFLK is encoded by the coding sequence ATGAGATTTTCTGCAATATACAAAAATACCTTGTCAGAGAAGACAAGGAAAATATTAAATTATGGTGATATTATAGTATTTTTTATAATCTTAGTTTTTAAATTGATTACTTATGGAAAAGAGATTTCACCGGAATATTTTGATAGTTCGGTTATAACACCAATAATTGCTTCAGTATTAATAATATTTAGTTTCTCTTTTTTATTCAAGGGTAAAAAAAGAACAGCGTATTTACTTATAATTGATTTGATAATAAGCCTCATTCTCATATCGGATATAGCTTATTTTAGGTATAATAAAGATATAATAACGGTTTCAGCTGTTCAAACAGCAAAACTTTTGGTTGGTGTAAAATCGAGTGTGGCTGATGTTCTAAGCATTAAGGATTTTATGTTTTTATTAGATATTATTATACTTGTTCCAACTTTTATTTATGTTAAAAGCATAAATAAAAATACTATTAAGTTAAAGTTTAGATTAGTTTTATTTTTAGCTGTCTTTATATTCGGAGCAGCTTTAGATGCACAACAATTTCATAAAGTTAATGTGGAACAACCAACACTGCTTACTGCAATGAGTAATAGAATTTACCTAACAAAGATGATAGGAAATTTAAATTTTCATGTGGTAGATGCCTATAATTTTACAAGCACAAAGGTGAAAAATTCAAAGAAGTTGCCTGAAGCAAGGAAGAATGCAATTAATAACTATCTTAAGAATAATAACTCTATTCCTGGTGTTAAATTCAAATCAGAAGGTTCAGGAAAAAATCTCATAATGATTCAAGTTGAGGCTCTTCAAGGATTTGTTGTGAACAAAAGTATAAATGGAAAAGAAATAACACCTAATTTGAATAAATGGATAAATAAAAGCTTATATTTTGATAATTATTTCTATCAAGTAGCTCAAGGAAATACATCTGATGCTGAGTTTATGTCATTGAATTCATTGTATCCTGCCCAATCTGGAGCTGCATATTATACATATGCAGGAAATACTTTTAATTCTATTCCTAAAGATTTAGGCGACAAAGGATACTATACTGCAGCGCTTCATGGATATAATGAGGGGTTCTGGAATAGAAATGTAATGTATAAATCAGAAAAATTTGATGATTTTTATGGTCAGACTAGTTATAAAAATGATGAGGTAGTTGGTATGGGATTAAGTGATGAGTCATTTTTAAATCAGTCATTGGCTAAAATGAAAACTTTTAAACAACCATATTTTTCTTTCCTTATAACTTTAAGTAGTCACTATCCTTTTAACGACACGGCTGGATATGAAAAGTATACTATGAATAAGTTAGATGTTGGTGAGTATAAAGATACTCTTTTAGGAAATTACTTTGAAGGAATACATTATACAGATGAACAATTAGGTAAGTTCCTGGACAAACTTGATAAAGAAGGATTAACTAAGAATTCAATAATTGTATTATATGGAGATCATTTTGCTATACCAAAAGAAAATATAAATCAACTTTATAGTTTTGAGGGGATAAAAGATCCTACTGATCTTACGTGGTATGAATATCAAAAAGTACCTATGTTTATTCATTTTCCAGATGACGAACATAAGGGAGTGAATCATACTTATTCAGGGCAGATGGATATTTATCCTACAATAGCTAACTTATATAACATAAGTAATAATTATATGTTTGGTGAAGATATATTAAATGTAAAAGATGGTGATAGTACCAATGTTACATTTAGAAATGGATCGTTTACAGATGGTAAGATATTTTATGTGTCATGGACTAACACTTATTATGATATAGCTACAGGTAAAAAGATAAAGGAGACACCTGAACTTAATAAGAA
- a CDS encoding AI-2E family transporter produces the protein MSYILDLFHKESFKRGAFLVLLAAFFYFCRSIMNFILLTFIVTYLISSLHGFIVSNLRKYIKVREGLIALLLYVLIIAVIVLVFYNYVPVIVRETTNIVNQATNFYNTIDTSDLGTLGKYIQPMITKLDIGSYTKQGLSYIIEFAKNFGKVSLNLFLAFVLSLFFVLEKGTIKKFGKKFEKSKLSTMYEYFVYYGNNFLNSFGKVIKAQILIAIVNAVLSSIALAIMGFPNLMTLGFMIFVLSLIPVAGVIISLVPLSFIAFNINGFTEVIYVILMVVVIHCIESYFLNPKLMSSKTKLPIFFTFIILIVSGDFMGTWGLLLGIPLFMFLLDVFEVKVS, from the coding sequence TTGAGTTATATTTTAGATTTGTTTCATAAAGAGTCCTTTAAGAGAGGAGCGTTTTTAGTATTATTGGCTGCATTTTTTTATTTTTGTAGGTCTATAATGAATTTTATATTATTGACCTTTATAGTTACATATTTGATTAGCAGTCTGCACGGGTTTATTGTATCAAATCTTAGAAAATATATAAAAGTTAGGGAAGGCTTAATTGCCTTACTATTATATGTTCTTATAATAGCTGTTATAGTGCTTGTTTTCTATAATTATGTTCCAGTAATAGTTAGGGAAACAACAAATATTGTAAATCAAGCAACTAACTTTTACAATACTATAGATACTAGCGATTTGGGAACATTAGGAAAATACATACAACCAATGATTACTAAATTAGATATTGGATCTTACACTAAGCAGGGTTTAAGCTATATAATAGAATTTGCTAAGAATTTTGGAAAAGTGAGTTTGAATTTATTTTTAGCGTTTGTGCTTAGCTTATTCTTTGTGCTTGAAAAGGGCACAATAAAGAAATTTGGTAAGAAGTTTGAGAAAAGCAAGCTCTCTACTATGTATGAGTACTTTGTATATTATGGTAATAACTTCCTAAACTCATTCGGTAAAGTTATAAAAGCACAAATACTAATAGCAATTGTGAATGCTGTATTATCATCTATTGCACTTGCAATAATGGGTTTTCCTAATCTAATGACTTTAGGATTTATGATATTTGTACTAAGTCTTATTCCTGTAGCTGGTGTTATAATTTCGCTTGTACCATTATCATTTATTGCATTTAATATTAATGGATTTACAGAAGTAATTTATGTAATATTAATGGTTGTAGTGATACACTGTATAGAAAGTTATTTCTTAAATCCAAAACTAATGTCTTCCAAAACTAAATTGCCTATATTTTTTACTTTTATAATACTTATAGTATCAGGAGATTTTATGGGAACGTGGGGACTACTTTTAGGTATACCACTATTTATGTTTCTACTTGATGTATTTGAAGTAAAAGTTTCGTAA
- a CDS encoding S1C family serine protease has product MMDDLNNNNVNNNDTDNTTEMNNNNNDNTVNMNMPIEYKKESNKNRKPFNKKIASYIAVGLTCAILGGGISTASALYLLPKSNFFKSTPLYKTMANGGSSSLGYINASPTSTKTSSATGSGLTVSQIVKKVSPAVVGVSTKTTVTQNDFDSFFGSSNGNGSSTQEGMGSGIIFNNDGYILTNYHVIKGADKIAVILNNKKEVSAKVVNYDEANDIAVIKMTGSFTVPGVAELGSSASLNVGDSVVAIGNPLGKEFLGTVTTGVVSAVNREVAVSEGQKQTYIQTDAAINPGNSGGPLVNSFGQVVGINSAKISENGVEGIGFSIPIDTVKSKIQNLSKPILMLGISGEAVDKSTAEQHNIPQGVYIEQIQDFSSAQKAGMQVGDVITKFDGKKVTSTSDIDSIKSKHNSGDTVQVEVYRDDAYKTLSLKLSDK; this is encoded by the coding sequence ATGATGGACGATTTAAACAATAATAACGTGAATAATAATGATACAGATAATACAACTGAAATGAATAATAATAACAATGATAATACCGTTAATATGAATATGCCAATTGAATATAAAAAAGAAAGCAATAAAAATAGAAAACCTTTCAACAAAAAAATAGCATCATATATAGCAGTAGGTTTAACCTGCGCTATACTTGGAGGAGGTATATCAACAGCATCAGCCTTATATCTTCTTCCTAAATCAAACTTTTTCAAAAGTACACCATTATACAAAACTATGGCTAATGGTGGAAGTTCTTCTCTAGGCTATATTAATGCTTCACCAACCTCAACAAAGACGTCTAGTGCAACTGGAAGTGGTTTAACTGTATCGCAAATAGTAAAAAAAGTTAGCCCTGCAGTAGTTGGTGTATCAACAAAAACGACTGTAACCCAAAACGATTTTGATTCCTTCTTTGGCTCAAGTAATGGTAATGGAAGCTCTACACAGGAAGGAATGGGATCCGGAATAATATTCAATAATGATGGTTATATACTAACAAATTACCATGTTATAAAAGGTGCAGATAAAATAGCAGTAATCCTAAACAACAAAAAAGAAGTTTCAGCTAAAGTTGTAAATTATGATGAAGCTAATGATATAGCCGTAATAAAGATGACAGGAAGCTTTACTGTTCCTGGTGTTGCAGAACTTGGAAGCTCAGCTTCATTAAATGTTGGTGATTCAGTCGTTGCAATTGGAAATCCTTTAGGAAAAGAATTCTTAGGAACAGTTACAACTGGAGTTGTCAGTGCTGTTAATCGTGAAGTAGCCGTAAGCGAAGGTCAAAAACAAACTTATATCCAAACAGATGCAGCTATAAATCCTGGAAACAGCGGAGGTCCTCTAGTAAATTCATTCGGACAAGTAGTTGGTATAAATTCTGCTAAGATAAGTGAAAACGGCGTAGAAGGAATAGGCTTCTCAATTCCAATTGATACTGTAAAAAGCAAAATTCAAAATCTTTCTAAGCCTATACTAATGCTTGGAATAAGTGGTGAAGCTGTAGATAAAAGTACCGCTGAACAGCATAATATACCTCAAGGTGTATATATTGAACAAATTCAAGACTTTAGTTCTGCTCAAAAAGCAGGTATGCAGGTTGGAGATGTAATAACAAAGTTTGATGGTAAAAAAGTAACTTCTACTAGCGATATCGATTCTATAAAGTCAAAACATAACTCAGGTGATACTGTACAAGTAGAAGTTTACAGGGACGATGCTTATAAAACCCTTTCTTTAAAACTATCAGACAAATAA
- a CDS encoding HAMP domain-containing sensor histidine kinase, whose translation MKIKGSITTKLFVITLSFYVVFILGMLVFQSAFFGKFYQNKKMQSLESATKELKKQYNANENNPYDDIGSIIKEFERKNNCKVAILNSYGNLKYFENDGEDDTAEINIIKDIMHTWVSNPADFLNMRRTGKSETYVFQSKTYNVKNIVCVVPGANNDVIFAISSFQSITEASSVMKEFFIYIFFSAVVVVIILALIYSRMITKPLKKINKTASKMAELDFSEKCNVISEDEIGYLGKNLNFLADNLNKSMNSLKAANEQLKKDIEKEKELEKMRKEFVAGVSHELKTPIGIIEGYAEGLKDNVAVTKKERDYYTDVIIDEAARMGKLVSDMLDLSQLESGNFKLTLGKFDIGEMVFKCSKKYYAILDEKKIDMSINIVNGYVMGDQYRLEQVFTNLLNNALKYAKRKIHVNMLKENNKITIEVVNDGEKIEVDEVCKIWDKFYKTDKSRNRKVGGTGLGLAIVKNIIELHNGSYGVLNVENGVKFYFSLKLC comes from the coding sequence ATGAAGATAAAGGGCAGCATAACAACTAAATTGTTTGTTATAACTTTGAGTTTTTATGTTGTTTTCATATTAGGAATGTTGGTTTTTCAAAGTGCGTTCTTTGGAAAATTTTATCAAAACAAAAAAATGCAATCACTTGAAAGCGCAACAAAAGAACTTAAAAAACAATATAATGCCAATGAAAATAATCCTTATGATGATATCGGGAGTATAATAAAGGAATTTGAAAGAAAAAATAATTGCAAGGTAGCTATATTAAATAGTTATGGAAATTTGAAGTATTTTGAAAATGATGGAGAAGATGATACTGCCGAAATAAATATAATTAAGGATATAATGCACACTTGGGTATCTAATCCTGCTGATTTTTTAAATATGAGAAGAACTGGAAAAAGTGAGACTTATGTTTTTCAGAGCAAGACATATAATGTTAAAAATATAGTCTGCGTAGTTCCTGGAGCTAACAATGATGTTATTTTTGCAATATCATCATTCCAATCAATTACAGAGGCATCTTCGGTAATGAAGGAATTTTTTATTTACATATTTTTTAGTGCTGTAGTTGTAGTAATTATTTTAGCACTAATATATTCTAGAATGATTACAAAACCACTAAAGAAAATAAACAAAACAGCTTCAAAAATGGCTGAGCTGGATTTTAGTGAAAAGTGTAATGTCATATCTGAAGATGAAATAGGATATTTAGGAAAAAACTTAAATTTTTTAGCTGATAATCTTAATAAATCAATGAATTCACTTAAAGCAGCAAATGAACAATTGAAGAAGGACATAGAAAAAGAAAAGGAACTAGAAAAGATGAGAAAGGAATTTGTGGCCGGAGTTTCCCATGAGCTTAAGACGCCTATAGGAATAATAGAGGGTTATGCAGAAGGGCTTAAAGATAACGTTGCAGTGACTAAAAAAGAAAGGGATTATTACACAGATGTAATTATAGATGAAGCGGCAAGAATGGGAAAACTTGTTTCCGATATGCTTGATTTATCACAATTGGAAAGTGGAAATTTTAAGCTCACATTAGGAAAATTCGATATTGGAGAAATGGTATTTAAATGTTCAAAAAAATACTATGCAATATTAGATGAAAAGAAAATAGATATGAGCATAAATATAGTAAATGGATACGTAATGGGTGATCAATATAGGTTAGAGCAGGTTTTTACCAATTTACTTAATAATGCCTTGAAGTACGCTAAGAGAAAGATTCACGTAAATATGTTAAAAGAAAATAACAAGATTACTATAGAAGTTGTAAATGATGGAGAAAAAATCGAAGTTGATGAAGTATGTAAGATATGGGATAAGTTTTATAAAACTGATAAGTCTAGAAATAGAAAGGTTGGAGGTACTGGATTAGGTCTTGCAATAGTTAAAAATATAATAGAACTCCACAACGGAAGCTATGGAGTTCTTAATGTTGAAAATGGGGTGAAATTTTATTTTTCCCTAAAATTATGCTGA
- a CDS encoding response regulator transcription factor, which translates to MSESILIVEDEDRMRELIKAYLRREGYSVLEAADGKEALEMFDRNSISLVILDIMLPLLDGWTVCTNIREKSEVPIIMLTAKSEEDDKLLGYELGADDYVTKPCSPKVLTAKVKVLLKRIQPNEKSKVQNFDGLKIDAISHEVTIEDKEIYLSPKEYDLLIYFSNNKGITLTRDKILDNVWGEDYYGDLRTVDTHVKRLREKLQDKAYLVATVRGSGYKFEVKK; encoded by the coding sequence TTGTCTGAGAGTATTCTTATAGTTGAAGATGAAGATAGAATGAGAGAGCTCATAAAAGCCTATTTAAGAAGAGAGGGATACAGTGTACTTGAAGCGGCGGATGGGAAAGAGGCACTAGAGATGTTTGACAGAAATTCAATTTCGCTTGTCATTTTAGATATAATGCTGCCTCTTTTGGATGGATGGACTGTATGCACAAATATAAGAGAGAAGTCAGAGGTTCCAATAATAATGTTAACAGCTAAGAGTGAAGAGGATGATAAACTTTTAGGATATGAGCTTGGTGCAGATGACTATGTTACTAAACCATGTAGTCCAAAGGTACTTACTGCTAAGGTTAAAGTTCTATTAAAAAGAATTCAGCCAAATGAAAAGTCTAAGGTTCAAAATTTTGATGGGCTCAAGATAGACGCTATTTCTCATGAGGTTACTATTGAAGATAAGGAAATTTATCTTTCTCCAAAAGAGTATGATCTTTTAATATATTTTTCTAATAATAAAGGTATAACGCTTACGAGAGATAAGATTTTAGATAATGTTTGGGGAGAAGATTATTATGGGGATCTTAGAACAGTAGATACTCATGTGAAAAGGCTTAGAGAAAAACTACAAGATAAGGCATATTTAGTAGCAACAGTAAGAGGAAGCGGATACAAATTTGAGGTGAAAAAATGA
- a CDS encoding YibE/F family protein — MIIWSTVAAIFIAVLLVWHFYFSDDNKSDLVIHGKVIQELSSNSKKNKNTSKVNVINVPENKKSKKNKNSLNRTYVLVKILNGDYKGKVIKLENLVNEKTAHETLTKKGDEVLINIDEDSKGNISSAYIYDVVRYKFIFGLVAVFIILLSVVGGKKGVKSVIALAITAVAVLKIMIPLIIAGFNPTIVSIVICIVVSTINLIIISGKNKKTLAAIIGTSGGLILSALIATFSIITLRLSGLTDEEEQMVIYITQNTSFNFSGLLFAGILMGALGAVMDIGMSIASSINELHETNDKATVMELVKSGMNVGRDMMGTMANTLILAYAGGAMYVMIWISSYDLPLYRIINQDVIASELVKTLAGSIGLIFTIPLTAFCSAMILKREKVKVNSKENMLVEEKQ, encoded by the coding sequence GTGATAATATGGTCGACTGTGGCAGCTATATTTATTGCAGTTTTATTAGTATGGCATTTTTATTTTAGTGATGATAATAAATCGGATTTAGTTATACACGGTAAAGTAATACAGGAGTTATCAAGTAACAGCAAAAAAAATAAAAATACCTCTAAGGTTAATGTAATAAATGTGCCAGAAAATAAAAAGTCAAAGAAGAATAAAAACTCTTTGAATAGGACTTATGTTTTGGTAAAGATATTAAATGGCGATTACAAAGGTAAAGTGATAAAGTTAGAGAACTTGGTTAATGAAAAGACAGCCCACGAAACGCTTACTAAAAAGGGCGATGAGGTACTCATTAATATAGATGAAGATAGTAAAGGAAACATAAGTAGTGCTTACATATACGATGTTGTAAGGTACAAATTTATTTTCGGACTCGTGGCAGTATTTATAATACTTCTCAGTGTAGTTGGAGGTAAAAAGGGAGTGAAATCTGTAATTGCCCTTGCTATAACAGCTGTTGCAGTATTAAAGATAATGATTCCTCTTATAATTGCTGGTTTTAACCCTACTATTGTTTCAATTGTAATATGTATAGTTGTAAGTACAATAAATCTTATAATTATAAGTGGGAAGAACAAAAAAACTCTTGCAGCTATTATAGGTACAAGTGGAGGGCTTATACTGTCAGCATTAATTGCTACCTTTAGTATAATTACTTTAAGGTTGTCAGGACTGACCGATGAGGAAGAACAAATGGTTATTTATATTACTCAAAATACAAGCTTTAATTTTAGCGGACTATTATTTGCAGGAATATTAATGGGAGCCTTAGGTGCCGTAATGGATATTGGTATGTCAATAGCTTCATCAATAAACGAACTGCATGAGACCAATGATAAGGCAACTGTTATGGAGCTTGTAAAGTCTGGAATGAATGTTGGAAGAGATATGATGGGAACAATGGCTAATACACTTATTTTGGCATATGCAGGAGGGGCTATGTATGTTATGATATGGATTTCATCATATGATCTTCCTCTGTATAGAATTATAAATCAAGATGTAATAGCTTCGGAGCTTGTTAAAACATTAGCTGGAAGTATTGGTTTAATATTTACAATACCTCTTACAGCTTTTTGTTCTGCAATGATACTAAAACGTGAAAAGGTTAAAGTAAATAGTAAAGAAAATATGCTTGTAGAAGAAAAACAATAA
- a CDS encoding flavin reductase family protein, producing the protein MNKLNFKGSVMLNPTPVVLVTSKDKSQNLNVFTVGWVSTVCTKDPIIAMGIRPERLSYQYIKESCECVINLPTTSMVKIVDYCGVVSGRRVDKIKHFSLPLNDGVSISTPSLENCPVALECKVKSVTPLGTHDLFLLQVLNVKIDETLLDKNNKICFNKANLMCYNHGEYYGLNSKPIGSFGFSVKKKTKKIHRRKKGD; encoded by the coding sequence ATGAACAAATTAAATTTTAAAGGAAGCGTTATGTTAAACCCAACACCAGTGGTGCTTGTTACCTCTAAGGATAAATCCCAAAATTTAAATGTTTTTACAGTAGGTTGGGTCAGCACTGTCTGTACTAAAGATCCAATAATAGCTATGGGCATAAGACCTGAGAGACTTTCATATCAGTATATTAAGGAAAGTTGCGAATGTGTTATAAATCTTCCTACAACAAGTATGGTTAAAATTGTTGATTACTGTGGTGTAGTTTCCGGTAGAAGAGTTGACAAAATAAAGCATTTTAGTTTACCCCTTAACGATGGAGTATCAATTTCAACACCTTCTTTAGAAAATTGCCCAGTAGCCTTAGAATGCAAAGTAAAATCGGTTACTCCACTTGGAACTCACGATTTATTTCTTCTTCAAGTTTTGAATGTAAAAATAGACGAAACTTTATTAGATAAAAATAATAAAATATGCTTTAACAAAGCCAATCTTATGTGCTATAATCACGGGGAATATTACGGTTTAAATTCAAAACCTATTGGTTCCTTTGGCTTTTCAGTTAAAAAGAAAACCAAAAAAATACACAGGAGGAAAAAAGGAGACTAA
- a CDS encoding phosphatase PAP2 family protein, producing MIFCSYLGNGGVIWLLICTFLIAYKPYRIVGISVLLSLVISLIVGEGIIKHCVKRLRPFRTNSNINILITKPLSYSFPSGHTFSSFAAANMLYLYFNGFAIIFFILASLIAISRIYLCVHYTTDIIAGFVLGLLCSKLLFILINYVSIYYCS from the coding sequence ATGATTTTTTGCTCATATTTGGGTAATGGCGGTGTAATATGGCTACTTATTTGCACTTTTCTCATTGCATACAAACCCTACAGAATTGTTGGGATAAGTGTACTGTTATCCTTAGTAATTAGTTTAATCGTGGGAGAGGGAATAATTAAACACTGTGTAAAAAGACTTCGTCCCTTTAGGACTAATTCTAATATAAATATTTTAATTACGAAGCCATTATCCTATTCATTTCCTTCAGGTCATACTTTTTCTTCCTTTGCTGCTGCAAATATGCTTTACCTATACTTTAATGGTTTCGCAATTATTTTTTTTATATTAGCCTCTCTTATTGCAATATCGAGAATATACCTTTGTGTACATTACACCACAGATATAATTGCTGGATTTGTTCTTGGACTTTTATGTTCGAAACTTCTTTTTATATTGATAAATTACGTATCAATTTACTATTGCTCTTAA
- a CDS encoding membrane protein, giving the protein MNGIINLILKTFIETLYLTGIIILAGFILGFLRNTAIANFQRSFGMKAVMITGFLGVPVHELSHAIIAVLFGHKVTNIKLLQNPDEKGVLGYVNHTYNPSSVYQRIGNFFIGVAPIFGGITVIMLLLKVTTPAVFNNFMVTLKQNLNITTLDNGSIHNILISNWSVIKNIFNGENFKNPYFYLFLFIAICISSHISLSKADINGAWVELVSIFLLILVINMVGLSSYISASIIIKYNVLMTGFLSVAVVFSCITFLISLVFRVLKA; this is encoded by the coding sequence GTGAATGGAATAATCAATTTAATACTAAAGACATTCATAGAAACATTATATTTAACAGGTATTATAATATTAGCTGGTTTCATATTAGGTTTTCTTAGAAATACTGCCATAGCTAATTTTCAAAGAAGCTTTGGAATGAAGGCAGTTATGATAACAGGCTTCTTAGGGGTTCCTGTTCATGAACTGAGTCATGCAATAATAGCTGTTTTATTTGGACATAAAGTCACAAACATAAAGTTACTGCAAAACCCAGATGAAAAGGGGGTTTTGGGGTATGTCAACCATACTTATAATCCATCCAGTGTATATCAAAGAATAGGAAACTTTTTTATAGGCGTTGCGCCCATCTTTGGAGGAATAACTGTAATAATGCTACTTCTTAAAGTCACAACTCCAGCTGTATTTAATAATTTTATGGTGACTTTGAAACAAAATTTAAATATAACTACATTGGATAATGGTTCTATTCATAATATTTTAATTTCTAATTGGTCAGTTATAAAGAATATTTTTAATGGAGAAAATTTTAAAAATCCATATTTCTATTTATTTTTATTTATTGCTATATGTATATCTTCTCACATATCTTTGAGTAAAGCTGATATAAATGGAGCATGGGTTGAACTTGTTTCAATATTTTTACTTATACTGGTCATAAATATGGTTGGATTATCTAGCTATATATCTGCTTCTATAATTATTAAGTATAACGTGCTGATGACAGGTTTTCTTTCTGTAGCAGTAGTATTTTCTTGTATTACATTTTTAATTAGCTTAGTTTTTAGAGTTTTAAAAGCATAA